A single genomic interval of Oncorhynchus gorbuscha isolate QuinsamMale2020 ecotype Even-year linkage group LG25, OgorEven_v1.0, whole genome shotgun sequence harbors:
- the si:dkey-171c9.3 gene encoding uncharacterized protein si:dkey-171c9.3 encodes MVPMEVLNGVQKVPEPSPESVSLKVLDPSPDNERTIHGFAHTMAEDLIYSATYESSSGCPPVQERLAEKLASLAITAALKEAIRSEIFWSNTRSWSFSNPSPSSDREQGLHNTRHGEVHMHTEMSGNGEKPQYNPNVTIKSHSSGSSTSTSQPSKHTHSYCSFLPQSGLPTVGSLDYPDAPPTTPLFPEMVQSRASFTQKLKGGLAKEFLPSPPPPTPKEKHREGGLALETVGEVEDTREGEDFIGRLLSSLSLECSEREEVWKEEEEFDLPTGILMDGYEERGPHGRRAKLMAYVDALYVDALSDEITTWMTNNMTNIDSLSLICDQMVDQIITSSMSEVRLRKYVGRLVSDALSMGWEEQKAATLHDSLVLRQEQIGKREPNPMDQGAHLIVYPYPNNPNQSSSIQLCSPKTNEMDLDLTTNTAHPPAHSPTSVISQSYAEDLARAVVRCCVMEASRKQCM; translated from the exons ATG gTTCCAATGGAGGTATTGAATGGGGTCCAAAAAGTTCCAGAACCCAGTCCAGAAAGTGTGAGCCTGAAGGTTCTAGATCCCAGCCCAGACAATGAAAGAACCATTCACGGTTTCGCCCACACCATGGCTGAAGACCTAATATACTCAGCTACATATGAGTCCTCATCCGGGTGTCCTCCAGTCCAGGAGAGACTGGCTGAGAAGTTAGCCTCTCTGGCCATCACAGCTGCCTTGAAGGAAGCAATTAGAAGTGAGATCTTTTGGTCTAATACAAGATCTTGGTCATTTTCCAACCCCAGCCCATCCTCAGATAGGGAGCAGGGACTACACAATACAAGACATGGGGAGGTTCATATGCACACAGAGATGAGTGGCAATGGTGAGAAACCTCAATATAACCCCAATGTGACCATCAAGTCCCACAGCTCTGGATCATCCACCTCCACTTCACAACCCTCCAAACACACCCACTCCTACTGCTCCTTCTTACCCCAGTCGGGGCTTCCTACAGTGGGATCACTGGACTACCCAGATGCCCCCCCAACCACCCCTCTTTTCCCAGAGATGGTCCAGAGCAGGGCTAGCTTTACCCAAAAACTAAAGGGGGGTTTGGCTAAAgagttcctcccctctccccctccccctacccctaaggaaaagcacagAGAGGGGGGGCTCGCATTGGAGACTGTGGGGGAGGTCGAGGACACCCGGGAGGGGGAGGATTTCATTGGGCGTCTGTTGAGCTCTCTTTCTCTGGAGTgttctgagagagaggaagtttgGAAAGAAGAGGAAGAGTTTGATTTACCAACAGGTATTTTGATGGACGGTTATGAAGAGCGAGGACCCCACGGAAGGAGAGCCAAGCTGATGGCATATGTGGATGCACTATATGTGGATGCACTCTCTGATGAGATCACCACCTGGATGACAAATAACATGACAAATATTGACAGCCTCTCTCTGATATGTGATCAAATGGTTGATCAAATCATCACATCCTCCATGAGTGAGGTGAGGCTGAGGAAGTACGTTGGAAGGCTGGTCTCAGATGCACTCTCCATGGGATGGGAAGAGCAGAAGGCAGCCACTCTCCATGACTCCCTGGTTCTCCGGCAGGAGCAGATAGGGAAAAGGGAACCAAACCCAATGGACCAAGGGGCTCATCTAATTGTCTATCCCTATCCAAACAATCCCAACCAGTCATCCAGCATCCAACTTTGCTCACCCAAAACTAATGAGATGGATCTGGATCTGACCACTAACACAGCCCACCCTCCAGCCCACTCGCCAACCTCTGTAATCAGTCAATCCTATGCTGAAGACTTGGCCCGAGCTGTGGTGAGGTGTTGTGTAATGGAAGCCTCCAGGAAGCAGTGTATGTAG